The following proteins are encoded in a genomic region of Fusobacterium sp. SYSU M8D902:
- a CDS encoding lysophospholipid acyltransferase family protein, whose amino-acid sequence MLGLILATGTGLLMFIYISIIYLPVIALKKERAGVELAREKLKLISNFVLKSLDVRLKVIYKNRESVDSLDKKKGIIYVCNHQSNLDIPVIVSALNMDVGFVAKKEMRTWPFFSIWMKKSRCVFLNRENPREGIKDIKEAVKLIKKGYPIVIFPEGERTLTGDILNFKKGSFKLATETGGIIVPLTLKGTFDIQKRGQWRMSRGKSVTLVVDEPIHMDTLSKEEIKGLSGRVSDIIKNNYSNIK is encoded by the coding sequence ATGTTGGGATTGATATTAGCAACAGGTACTGGATTATTAATGTTCATATACATAAGCATAATATATCTTCCTGTGATAGCTTTGAAAAAAGAGAGAGCTGGTGTAGAGTTAGCTAGAGAAAAACTGAAATTAATATCTAATTTTGTTTTAAAAAGTTTAGATGTAAGGTTAAAAGTGATTTATAAAAATAGGGAGAGTGTGGACTCTTTGGATAAAAAGAAGGGGATAATCTATGTATGTAATCATCAGAGTAATCTAGATATTCCTGTTATTGTATCTGCTCTGAATATGGATGTGGGATTTGTAGCTAAGAAAGAGATGAGAACTTGGCCGTTTTTCAGTATTTGGATGAAAAAGAGTAGATGTGTATTTTTGAATAGAGAGAATCCAAGAGAGGGAATAAAGGATATAAAAGAGGCTGTAAAGCTAATAAAAAAAGGTTATCCAATAGTTATATTTCCTGAAGGAGAGAGAACACTTACTGGAGATATTCTCAATTTTAAAAAGGGGAGCTTCAAGTTGGCAACAGAGACAGGTGGGATAATTGTACCTTTGACTTTGAAAGGGACATTCGACATTCAAAAACGTGGACAGTGGAGAATGTCGAGAGGTAAGAGTGTAACCTTGGTAGTGGACGAGCCTATACACATGGATACCCTATCAAAAGAGGAAATTAAAGGATTAAGTGGTAGAGTTAGTGATATTATCAAAAATAATTACTCTAATATAAAATAA
- a CDS encoding lipopolysaccharide core heptose(II) kinase RfaY, with product MKSLKYGDTYLYFDDEKSIKLYDKIKNTCYNIIKVMKDDQRSYVALIEIDGKNYVYKEPREKNRRKWQRFLSIFRGSESKREYQNIKNILKAGFNAATPYLAVEEKREAMVVNSYLLYSYIEGRDGRAEDMEEIAQELREIHKKGYLHGDSHMANFLVGDGKIYLIDTKLMKNKYGRFGEIFEFIYLEESYGHPIEYDKESFYYKMAMVLKRYLLGLGELKKRLRGKK from the coding sequence ATGAAGAGTTTAAAATATGGAGATACCTATCTTTACTTTGATGATGAAAAAAGTATAAAATTATATGACAAAATAAAAAACACCTGTTATAATATAATAAAAGTTATGAAAGATGATCAGAGGAGTTATGTAGCACTCATAGAGATTGATGGTAAAAACTATGTATATAAGGAGCCAAGAGAGAAGAATAGAAGAAAGTGGCAGAGATTTCTCTCTATATTTAGAGGGAGTGAGAGCAAAAGGGAGTACCAGAATATTAAAAATATTTTAAAGGCGGGCTTCAATGCAGCTACACCATATTTGGCAGTTGAGGAGAAAAGAGAAGCAATGGTAGTGAACTCCTATCTTCTTTACTCCTATATAGAGGGAAGAGATGGTAGGGCTGAAGATATGGAGGAAATAGCTCAAGAGCTGAGAGAGATCCATAAAAAAGGGTACCTACATGGGGATTCCCATATGGCAAATTTTTTAGTTGGAGATGGGAAGATATACCTAATAGATACAAAGCTGATGAAAAATAAGTATGGACGTTTTGGAGAGATATTTGAATTTATCTACTTGGAGGAGAGCTATGGACACCCCATAGAGTATGATAAGGAGAGTTTTTACTACAAAATGGCTATGGTGTTGAAAAGATACCTTTTAGGCTTAGGTGAGTTGAAAAAAAGATTGAGAGGAAAGAAATAG
- a CDS encoding RecX family transcriptional regulator codes for MKKYSLKGNKIYFDEFFYLDLNKQTILDFNLKNRDELTQEEYFQLIKLRSESMGYFLLSKRDYSEKELYLKLLSKYREKNIVRSVIDKFVELGYIDDYDYAEHYISSHNYGRKKMEFMLMQKGVSREIIDTIFSTSQKEKDMEEIRRVWLKLGDKDRDKKIASLMRKGFEYRDIKKVMSELEN; via the coding sequence TTGAAGAAGTATAGTCTTAAGGGAAATAAGATATATTTTGATGAATTTTTCTATTTAGATTTAAATAAACAAACAATATTAGATTTCAATTTAAAAAATAGAGATGAACTTACTCAAGAGGAGTATTTTCAACTGATAAAATTAAGGTCTGAAAGTATGGGATATTTTTTGTTGAGTAAGAGAGATTATTCTGAAAAGGAGCTTTATTTAAAGCTCCTTTCAAAATATAGAGAGAAAAATATTGTGAGATCTGTGATAGATAAGTTTGTTGAATTGGGATATATAGATGATTACGACTATGCTGAACACTATATCTCCTCACACAACTATGGAAGAAAGAAGATGGAGTTTATGTTGATGCAAAAGGGTGTATCAAGAGAGATTATAGATACAATATTCTCCACTTCTCAAAAGGAAAAGGATATGGAGGAGATAAGAAGAGTCTGGCTAAAATTGGGAGATAAAGATAGAGATAAGAAGATAGCTTCACTGATGAGAAAAGGGTTTGAATATAGAGATATCAAAAAAGTAATGAGTGAATTGGAGAATTAG
- the pflA gene encoding pyruvate formate-lyase-activating protein, giving the protein MVLGNIHSYESMGTVDGPGIRFVIFLQGCPLRCKFCHNPDTWNVKEKKIEEKAQDVLKRIERYRNYFGKKGGVTITGGEPLIQSEFVLELFKLCKKAGIHTALDTSGYIFTDKVKEVLEYTDLVLLDIKAIDKEVYKELTKVELENTIKFAEYLKEIKKPTWIRHVVVPGITDDDQMLERTAQYIATLDNVEMVEILPYHTLGTFKYKELGLKYPLEGVEDLSYERKQEIMELFKKYELPVH; this is encoded by the coding sequence ATGGTTTTAGGAAATATTCACTCTTATGAGAGTATGGGAACTGTAGATGGTCCTGGAATTAGGTTTGTTATCTTTTTACAGGGTTGCCCATTGAGATGTAAATTTTGTCATAATCCAGATACTTGGAATGTGAAAGAGAAAAAAATCGAAGAGAAAGCCCAAGATGTGTTGAAGAGAATAGAGAGATATAGAAACTATTTTGGAAAAAAAGGTGGTGTAACTATAACTGGGGGAGAACCTTTGATCCAAAGTGAGTTTGTGTTGGAACTATTTAAGTTATGTAAAAAAGCTGGGATACATACGGCGTTAGATACATCTGGATATATTTTTACTGACAAGGTAAAAGAGGTACTTGAATATACAGATTTGGTACTTCTAGATATAAAAGCTATTGATAAAGAGGTATATAAAGAGCTTACAAAAGTTGAGCTAGAAAATACAATAAAATTTGCTGAATATCTAAAGGAGATTAAAAAACCTACTTGGATTAGGCACGTTGTTGTTCCTGGGATAACAGATGATGATCAGATGTTGGAAAGGACAGCTCAATATATAGCTACTTTAGACAATGTAGAGATGGTGGAGATACTACCATACCATACATTGGGAACATTCAAATACAAAGAGTTAGGATTGAAATATCCGTTGGAGGGAGTAGAGGATCTATCCTATGAGAGAAAGCAAGAGATAATGGAACTATTTAAAAAATATGAGCTTCCTGTACATTAA
- the tsaD gene encoding tRNA (adenosine(37)-N6)-threonylcarbamoyltransferase complex transferase subunit TsaD — protein MIILGIESSCDETSIAVLKDGKEILSNKISSQIEIHKEYGGVVPEIASRQHIKNIATILDEALEEAKITMKDVDYIAVTYAPGLIGALLVGVSFAKGLAYNYNIPIIPVHHIKGHMYANFLEHDIKLPCISLVVSGGHTNILYMDEEHRFTNLGGTLDDAVGESCDKVARVLGIGYPGGPVIDRMYYEGNRDFLEIPEPRVGEYDFSFSGIKTAVINFVNKMRMKGEEFSNEDLAASFLGKVVDILCKKTLKAAVDKKAKTIIIAGGVAANSLLRSQLTEEAKKLGIQVFYPSMKLCTDNAAMIAEAAYYKLINCKDGKSCFADINLNGIASLNVIDD, from the coding sequence ATGATAATTTTAGGAATTGAAAGTTCGTGTGATGAAACTTCCATAGCTGTATTAAAAGATGGAAAGGAGATTTTATCCAATAAGATCTCTTCACAGATAGAGATACATAAAGAGTATGGGGGAGTTGTTCCAGAGATAGCTTCAAGACAGCATATAAAAAATATTGCAACTATTTTGGACGAAGCATTAGAAGAGGCAAAAATCACTATGAAAGATGTGGACTATATAGCAGTAACTTATGCTCCAGGTCTTATAGGAGCTCTACTTGTAGGAGTTTCATTTGCTAAAGGATTAGCTTATAATTACAATATTCCAATTATCCCAGTTCACCATATAAAGGGTCATATGTATGCTAATTTCTTAGAGCACGATATAAAATTACCATGTATATCACTAGTTGTATCTGGAGGACACACTAATATCCTATATATGGATGAGGAGCATAGATTCACAAACCTTGGTGGAACTTTGGATGATGCAGTTGGTGAGAGTTGTGATAAAGTGGCTAGAGTTTTGGGGATAGGATATCCAGGTGGACCTGTTATAGATAGAATGTACTATGAGGGGAATAGAGATTTCTTAGAGATACCAGAACCTAGAGTAGGAGAGTATGACTTCAGTTTTTCTGGAATAAAAACAGCAGTGATAAACTTTGTTAACAAGATGAGAATGAAGGGAGAGGAGTTTTCAAATGAGGATTTAGCTGCTTCTTTTTTAGGAAAAGTAGTGGATATTCTATGTAAAAAGACTCTGAAGGCTGCTGTGGATAAGAAAGCTAAGACAATCATCATAGCTGGAGGAGTTGCAGCTAACTCTCTGCTTAGAAGTCAGCTTACTGAAGAGGCTAAAAAACTGGGGATACAGGTATTTTATCCCTCTATGAAGCTTTGTACAGATAATGCAGCAATGATAGCTGAGGCTGCTTATTATAAGTTGATAAATTGTAAAGATGGAAAGAGTTGTTTTGCAGATATAAATTTAAATGGAATAGCATCATTAAATGTAATAGATGATTAA
- a CDS encoding glycosyltransferase family 9 protein, with the protein MSSIGDVILTTPVLKAFKERYPDAQIDFLVLEQFKDAISGLDYIDNLITFSKKENDGLKNILSFAKKLKENNYDYVFDLHSKFRSKIISKRMGVKTYTYRKRAVWKSLLVKLRLIKYQVDDTIIKNYFGAFKDFNLKYVGEDLDFSFDERDREGVIQYSGLPVMAPRASKNTKEWTAEGFGKLAKLIYEKYGVKSILIGGKGDIPRCQEIDRISGNNCIILAGKLSLKESGALLSKSKFLVTNDSGPFHIARGVKCKTFVIFGPTSPGMFDFGKNDILIYAGVPCSPCSLHGDKECPKKHFDCMRKIEAEDILQKIENYIDWEEK; encoded by the coding sequence ATGAGTTCTATAGGGGATGTCATACTTACAACCCCAGTATTGAAAGCTTTTAAAGAGAGGTATCCTGATGCTCAGATAGATTTTTTGGTATTGGAGCAGTTTAAAGATGCTATATCAGGGCTTGATTATATAGATAACTTAATAACTTTTAGTAAAAAAGAGAATGATGGATTAAAAAATATTCTAAGTTTTGCTAAAAAGTTGAAAGAGAATAACTACGATTATGTATTTGATCTACACTCAAAATTTAGATCTAAGATAATTTCTAAGAGAATGGGGGTAAAAACATATACATATAGAAAGAGAGCAGTTTGGAAATCTCTCCTTGTAAAATTACGATTGATAAAGTATCAGGTAGATGATACAATTATAAAAAATTATTTTGGAGCTTTTAAAGATTTCAATTTAAAATATGTTGGAGAAGATTTGGACTTCAGTTTTGACGAGAGAGATCGTGAGGGAGTTATACAGTACAGTGGGCTACCAGTGATGGCTCCAAGAGCTTCTAAAAATACTAAGGAATGGACAGCTGAAGGTTTTGGTAAGTTGGCAAAACTCATCTATGAAAAATATGGTGTAAAGAGTATTTTGATCGGTGGAAAGGGAGATATACCTAGATGCCAAGAGATTGATAGAATAAGTGGGAACAACTGTATAATACTAGCTGGAAAACTTTCACTAAAAGAGAGTGGAGCTCTACTTTCAAAATCAAAGTTTTTGGTGACAAATGATTCGGGGCCATTCCATATAGCAAGGGGTGTAAAGTGTAAAACCTTTGTTATCTTTGGACCTACAAGTCCAGGGATGTTTGATTTTGGCAAAAATGATATTTTAATATATGCAGGAGTACCCTGCTCTCCATGTAGTTTGCATGGGGACAAGGAGTGCCCTAAAAAACATTTTGACTGTATGAGAAAAATAGAAGCTGAGGATATTTTACAAAAGATTGAAAATTATATAGATTGGGAGGAGAAATAA
- the recA gene encoding recombinase RecA yields MAKAKDEINDREKALEMAMKQIKKDFGEGSIMKLGSNQSMTVETISTGSINLDLALGQGGVPRGRIVEIYGAESSGKTTIALHVAAEAQKMGGIVAFIDAEHALDPVYAKALGVDVDELLISQPDYGEQALEIADMLVRSGAVDLVVVDSVAALVPKAEIDGEMSDQQMGLQARLMSKALRKLTATLNKSKTTMIFINQIRDKIGGFGFGPQTTTTGGKALKFYASVRMEVKRVGSVKQGDEAIGNETVVKITKNKIAPPFKEAAFQIMYGKGISRVGEILDMALEYDIVAKSGAWFSFGDIRLGQGKENVKARLESEPELLAAIESEVMKVMKPHSTSEEETETTEGELNFEEV; encoded by the coding sequence ATGGCAAAAGCAAAAGATGAGATTAACGACAGAGAAAAAGCATTGGAAATGGCAATGAAACAGATAAAAAAAGATTTTGGTGAGGGTTCAATTATGAAATTGGGATCAAACCAAAGTATGACAGTTGAAACTATATCAACTGGAAGTATAAACCTTGACCTAGCTTTGGGACAGGGAGGAGTACCTAGAGGAAGAATAGTGGAGATCTATGGAGCAGAGAGTTCTGGAAAGACAACAATAGCTCTTCATGTGGCAGCAGAGGCTCAAAAAATGGGTGGAATAGTTGCCTTTATAGATGCTGAACATGCATTGGATCCTGTATATGCAAAGGCTTTAGGTGTAGATGTAGATGAACTTTTAATATCTCAACCAGATTATGGAGAGCAGGCTTTAGAGATTGCTGATATGTTAGTTCGTTCAGGAGCTGTGGATCTTGTAGTAGTGGACTCAGTAGCTGCATTGGTTCCAAAAGCTGAGATAGATGGAGAGATGTCAGATCAACAGATGGGATTACAAGCAAGACTTATGTCAAAAGCTCTTAGAAAACTTACTGCTACTTTGAATAAATCAAAGACTACAATGATATTCATCAACCAGATAAGAGATAAGATAGGTGGATTTGGTTTTGGGCCTCAAACTACAACAACTGGAGGAAAAGCACTTAAATTCTATGCTTCAGTAAGAATGGAAGTAAAGAGAGTGGGAAGTGTAAAACAGGGTGATGAAGCTATAGGAAACGAAACAGTGGTAAAAATAACTAAGAATAAGATAGCTCCTCCATTTAAAGAAGCTGCTTTCCAAATAATGTATGGAAAGGGAATCTCAAGAGTTGGAGAGATATTAGATATGGCACTAGAGTATGATATTGTTGCAAAATCAGGAGCTTGGTTTAGCTTTGGAGATATCAGACTTGGTCAAGGAAAAGAGAATGTAAAGGCTAGATTAGAGAGTGAGCCAGAGCTATTAGCAGCTATAGAGAGTGAAGTTATGAAAGTTATGAAACCTCACTCAACAAGTGAAGAGGAGACAGAGACTACAGAAGGAGAGTTAAATTTTGAAGAAGTATAG
- the pflB gene encoding formate C-acetyltransferase has product MGFYNGFKGQLWKREINVRDFIQENYTPYHGDESFLVDSTEKTKKVWNKLTEMFKVEREKGIYDAETKMPQSITTYGPGYIEKDSEVIVGLQTDAPLKRGIYPKGGLRMVKNSLESYGYEIDPMTEEIFTKYRKTHNEGVFSAYTDEIRAARKSGIITGLPDAYGRGRIIGDYRRVALYGVNRLIEDKKDQLKQLEAADFNEDIIRRREEISEQINALKEFVKMCASYGFDVTRPAESAKEAVQFLYFAYLAATKDQDGAAMSLGRTSTFLDIYIERDLAAGVITEEEAQELIDQFIIKLRIIRFLRTPEYNDLFSGDPTWVTESIGGQGVDGRTLVTRTSFRYLHTLYNLGPAPEPNLTVLWSVNSPENWKKFCSKVSIDTSSIQYENDDLMRPELGDDYGIACCVSPMKIGKGMEFFGARANLAKALLYAINGGRDEKSGAQVAPKFAPVEGDYLDFNDVMDKFDQMMKWLAGAYVNALKIIHYMHDKYSYEAFAMGLHDLNIERTQASGIAGLSIVVDSLVAIRDAKVKVIRNEEGIVVDFEREGDYVPFGNDEDSTDDLAVQIVEKFMNYLRTHGTYRNSKATQSILTITSNVVYGKKTGNTPDGRRGGTPFAPGANPMNGRDTRGAIASLASVAKLPFHHSEDGISYTFAISPAALGKAKEDRVENLVTLMDGYFTPQGGQHLNVNVFDRELLEDAMANPDKYPQLTIRVSGYAVNFVRLTREQQLDVLSRTISGKM; this is encoded by the coding sequence ATGGGATTTTATAACGGTTTTAAAGGGCAATTATGGAAGAGAGAAATCAATGTCAGAGATTTTATTCAGGAAAACTATACTCCATATCACGGAGATGAGTCATTCTTAGTTGATTCAACTGAAAAGACTAAAAAAGTATGGAACAAATTAACAGAGATGTTCAAGGTAGAGAGAGAGAAGGGAATCTATGACGCTGAGACAAAGATGCCACAATCAATAACTACTTATGGACCTGGGTATATAGAGAAAGATTCAGAGGTTATAGTTGGACTACAAACTGATGCACCTTTAAAAAGAGGAATATATCCAAAAGGTGGATTAAGAATGGTTAAAAACTCTTTAGAGTCTTATGGATATGAGATAGATCCTATGACTGAAGAGATTTTTACTAAGTATAGAAAAACTCACAATGAAGGAGTGTTCTCTGCTTATACTGATGAGATAAGAGCAGCTAGAAAGAGCGGAATCATCACTGGACTTCCTGATGCTTATGGAAGAGGAAGAATAATTGGAGATTATAGAAGAGTAGCTCTTTATGGAGTAAATAGATTAATTGAGGATAAGAAAGATCAATTAAAACAGTTAGAAGCAGCTGACTTTAATGAAGATATAATCAGAAGAAGAGAGGAGATCTCTGAGCAAATCAATGCATTAAAAGAGTTTGTAAAGATGTGTGCATCATATGGTTTTGATGTAACAAGACCAGCTGAAAGTGCAAAAGAAGCAGTTCAGTTCCTATATTTTGCTTACTTAGCAGCAACTAAAGATCAAGATGGAGCAGCAATGTCTTTAGGAAGAACTTCAACTTTCTTAGATATATATATTGAGAGAGATTTAGCAGCTGGAGTGATAACTGAAGAGGAAGCACAAGAGTTAATCGATCAGTTCATAATTAAATTAAGAATAATAAGATTCTTAAGAACACCTGAATATAATGACCTATTCTCTGGAGATCCAACTTGGGTAACAGAGTCAATTGGAGGACAAGGAGTAGATGGAAGAACATTAGTAACAAGAACATCTTTCAGATACCTACATACATTATACAACTTAGGACCAGCACCAGAGCCAAACCTAACAGTATTATGGTCAGTAAACTCTCCAGAAAACTGGAAAAAATTCTGTTCAAAAGTTTCAATAGATACATCATCAATCCAATATGAAAATGACGATCTAATGAGACCTGAATTAGGAGACGACTATGGAATAGCTTGTTGTGTATCTCCAATGAAGATAGGAAAAGGAATGGAATTCTTTGGAGCTAGAGCTAACTTAGCAAAAGCTTTACTATATGCTATCAACGGTGGAAGAGATGAGAAGAGTGGAGCTCAAGTAGCACCTAAATTTGCACCAGTTGAGGGAGATTATCTAGATTTTAATGATGTAATGGATAAGTTTGATCAAATGATGAAATGGTTAGCAGGAGCTTATGTAAATGCATTAAAAATCATACACTATATGCATGACAAATACTCTTATGAAGCTTTTGCTATGGGATTACACGACTTAAATATAGAAAGAACACAAGCAAGTGGAATAGCAGGACTTTCAATAGTTGTAGACTCATTAGTGGCAATAAGAGATGCTAAAGTAAAAGTTATAAGAAATGAAGAGGGAATAGTAGTTGACTTTGAGAGAGAGGGAGACTATGTACCATTCGGAAATGATGAGGATTCAACAGATGATTTAGCAGTTCAAATAGTGGAGAAATTTATGAACTACTTAAGAACTCACGGAACATATAGAAATTCAAAAGCTACACAATCAATCTTAACAATAACTTCAAACGTAGTTTATGGTAAGAAAACAGGAAATACTCCTGATGGAAGAAGAGGAGGAACTCCTTTTGCTCCAGGAGCAAACCCAATGAATGGAAGAGATACTAGAGGAGCTATAGCTTCACTTGCTTCTGTAGCTAAGTTACCATTCCACCACTCTGAAGATGGAATATCTTATACATTTGCAATATCACCAGCAGCTTTAGGAAAAGCAAAAGAGGATAGAGTGGAGAACCTAGTAACATTAATGGATGGATATTTTACTCCACAAGGTGGACAACACTTAAACGTAAACGTATTTGATAGAGAGTTATTAGAAGATGCTATGGCAAATCCTGATAAATATCCTCAGTTAACAATCAGAGTTTCTGGATACGCAGTTAACTTTGTAAGATTAACTAGAGAGCAACAATTAGATGTATTATCAAGAACTATAAGCGGAAAAATGTAA